From the Candidatus Saccharibacteria bacterium genome, the window TTTAGAAAGCAGTAGGAAAGTCACGCCAGCGCCAACGACAATGAGGCAGGCAAGTATGATGATGAGTTGTGAACGTTTTTTCATACCCCCAGTATAGCGCATGGTTTAGGCGTCTTACGCGCGCTTGCCAAATATACCTTTTTTCGCAAGGTATGGCATGACAATGAGGCCGTTAATATCGAGCAGTGCATGGACAGCCATAGGTACAAAAATAGTTCCGCTGCTCATGAAAAGTTTGAGAAATACCCAGCCAATGACGGTAGTTGCAAGCACAACCTTCCAGCCACCGTAGAGATGCTCAATCCCAAAAACAAGAAGCGCTAGACCCATCGATACGGCCGCGTTGCCAGTGACAAGAAAAAGGAGCGCGGGCAGCATGGCGCGGAAGAAAAGTTCTTCGGTAATACCGGCCGTTACCGACATACCGACAGCCAGCCATCGCTCTTTGGTTGTAGTAGGGACAAGTGCTTCTTGCGGTGCCTCGCGGCGCTTTTTCAGACTACGTTTGACTCGCCAGCCAACAATGAAGGCTGCAATGAGAAGCCCTATCACGACGCCAATGATGACACTGGTGTCGTGTTCGCTATTGCCGCTCAGACTGATGAATGCAGAGCTGTCGCTGCGGGCAATCGGCTCAAACAGATAGTGGACGTGTCCAGCGAGTAGTAAAAGCGTTGCTGCTGGAAGGGCAAAAATTAGCCAGGACTGACTAATCCAGCGCAGGTATAACCTGCTTCTTTCTTTTGTGCGTATGAGCTCGGCGTAATCTTTGACGCCGGTGTAGGTTGAGTAAGCCGATATGGCGAGTGCGACCAGAAGTAGGGGTAAAAATGACAAAGAGTTTTCTCCGTATTACGGTTGAATGAAATGATATAACTCTTATACTATACCATTATGAAATACGTTGCGTTGCTGCGCGGGATTAATGTAGGAGGCAACCGCAAAGTGCCGATGGCAGAGCTTAAGACTGCGTTTGAGCAGTGTGGCTTTAGTGATGTCAGGACGTACATAAACTCTGGCAATGTCATTTTCGAATCGCTCAAGAAGCCAAATGTGAGCGCTATGCAAAATACGTTATTGTCAACCTTTGGGTTTGAAATACCGCTCCTTATCCTCGACGGCGACCGCATTTGCCGCATTGCCGAAGCGATTCCGGAAGGGTGGCAAAACGACACCACACAGAAGTCAGACATAGCCTACCTATTTCCAGCGGCGGACGATGCGACTATTACCATGAAACTCGGCTGCAATGCAGACATAGAAACGGCGGTATATGTAGAGGGCGCACTGTTGTACTCCGTTGAGCGCAAAAACCAACATCGCAGCAGCCTGCTCAGGGTAGTAGGTACGCCACTGTACCAACAGATGACCATTCGTAACCTAAACACTGCCCGTAAGCTAGCTGAACTTTGCTACGCTCGTTCGCAGTGAGTATACTAGCTCTATATGACAAGAATCACAAAACAGCTCCTGGCACTGTTTTATGCAATGGCAGTATTGGCTCAGGTATTTGTAATTACAAAAGTCATTCCCATTGCTTGGGTAAATGGCGGGCGGAGCGAGTCCTTCAGTGAGCAGGCAGGCTTGTCTGTAGCTAGCATTTTCTTGATTGCGCTCATTGGATTACTCACTTGGTATCTTATAGCTCAAAAAAATCGCAAATTTGGTATGGCAGGACTCGTTATTATCACAATCTGGTGGCTTGGATCCCTGCCGCTGCAGCTACTTGGTACATCTTTTGAAAAACTGGTGCTTGCACCGCTTCATGCATTTGGGATTTTTGCGTATGCCCGTGCAATACTCACAGTGAAAGCTTTGAAGTGAGCCATGTGCAAACTGCCAAAATGGTTATGGATAACCTGAAAAAGTATGTCAGTGATGCCGACGCGGTGAACTTGCAGTGGTTTTTCAAGACGGGGCCGGGGGAGTATGGCGAAGGTGACCAATTCATCGGCGTCCGCGTGCCGATGATACGGAAGATATGTAAAGAGTTCAAACAGTTGTCGCTTGCTGAGGTACAAAAACTCATCGAAAGTCCGTTTCACGAACACCGCATGGCAGGGCTCATTATACTGACGCTGCAATACCCACACGCATCAACGAGAGCGAAAAACGACATATTTGACCTCTATATGCGTGAGCTAACCAAGCGAAATATCAATAACTGGGATCTCGTTGACGTTACTTGCCGTCACATTGTCGGTGAACATGTGCGAGAAAACCGTGCAGTGTTGTACAAACTTGCGAATAGCGACAACCTGTGGGAACGGCGTGTGAGCATCATTAGCACATTTGCCTACATTGCTCGAGGTGATGCGACTACCTCACTTGAATTGGCCGAATTATTACTACATGACCGTGAGGACCTCATGCATAAAGCTGTTGGCTGGACGCTGCGCGAAGTCGGCAAACGCTGCGATGAACAACTGCTACGCAATTTTCTTAATCGACATGCGCACCATATGCCACGCACCGCTTTGCGGTACGCTATTGAACATTTGCCCCCGGCTGACCGACAGCACTACATGAAAAAGAAAGACACTAGTTACTAGTGGTAATGCTTAGCTGGAGGACGCTAGCAAGGCTAACCCACAGAAGGTAAGGAATAAATAGGAACGCAACGATGCGGTTGTGCGGCCAAATGGCAACCATTAACCAAATGATAGTTGCCCATACGATGAGGATGCACGTGGCTGCCCCTACGAGGCTGCGCAGCCCAAACTGAATGGGCGTAAATGCAATATTCGCGACTACATTTATGATAAAAGGTAGGAGTACGATGAAGGGGATTTCTTTTCGAGCGTACAGCATCCATACGTAAATATTGACACCAATAATTATGGGATACAGGAGCGTCCAGATGGTGCCAATGATATTTGGGCTTGGTGTCCACGAAGGTTTCGTGAGCGCATCATACCACTGCATAGTGTCATTGTTCATGAGCTTAAGTATGGACGGTACGAACTTTTTTGCCAAACGAAAAATTCCTGCTTGAGGTATACTAAAACAAAAGGAGGGCATATGGAATTAGTCAAGCAACTTGTGGTGGCGGGTGGCGTCATGGGGGCGCTGGACTGGATTTGGCTTGGAACGGTCGCGAAAACGTTTTATCGCTCGCAAATCGGTAAACTCCTACTCGACAAGCCAAATATGACGGCTGCAGTATTGTTTTACGTTATTTACGTAGTTGGAGTGGTGACATTTGTCATCTCGCCGGCTCTTGAAAGGGGTTCGCTCGGCTACGCCCTGACACGCGGCGCGCTCTTTGGCTTTGTGGCGTATGCCACCTATGACTTAACAAACCTTGCCACCATCAAAGGCTTTACCACCAAAGTTGTTGTGGTTGATTTGGCTTGGGGGGCACTGCTGACGGCCACGGTCGCGGGTGTGACATTCGCCATACTGCACCGCTGATGAAACGCCTGCTGCAACTATTTTTCGTCGGGTATGTGGTTTTGTCTGTTGCGACACTTGTTCGTTATGGCATGCTTGGAAACGTATTCAGCAAAATGGCACTGTGTTGGCTGGCTGGCCTGCTCCTGCTGACTCTATTCTTTGCGGTCGCACTTGCTCGGCAGCGGTTTGATTTGGTGGACACTGCCTGGGGCTTGACCTTTATGGCTATTGCCACAAGCGCCTTTGTAATTGGCCCCTATACAGTCGGGTTAAACGCGGCTACAGTAGTTTTAGGGCTGGTGTGCATTTGGGGGCTTCGGCTGGCGTGGCACATTGGGCGCCGGTTTTTGCGTTCCTCCAGTACAGATGAACGCTACGTTGAACTCATGAAAAAATGGCGCGGTAACAGAGCGCTAAATGCCTATGTTCGTATATATGGAGTGCAGTCGCTCTTGGCACTACTAGTATCTATACCAGTTATTCATATTTGCATCAGTCAAGGGGTAGCTTGGAATATATGGATGCAACTAGGTGTCTTAGTATGGGCTGTAGGCTTTTGGTGTGAGACGCTGGCTGATGCGCAGCTAAAGCGCTTTCTGGCGAACCCAGTAAACCGCGGCAAGCTCATGACTCACGGTCTTTGGAAATATTCGCGCTACCCAAACTACTTTGGCGAACTCACTATGTGGTGGGGAGTTGCGCTCATGTCGCTCGGCACCGCACATGGCTGGGTGGGCTTGGGTGGCGCGGCTGTCATAACCTATCTCATAGTCTACGTTTCCGGCATCCCCCCAAAAGAGGCGAGACTAAAAACCAGACATGGCTGGGAGGACTATGCAAAAAAGACCAGACTACTTCTACCGGCTCCCAGATAGGTTGTCAAACACAAGCTTTTATGCTAGTATATCTTCATAAATTATGAGCGAATTTACTGGCGATGTTTATCTTGGTACTCGTGTCGGTCGAAGGCGGGCTGAAGGTGCGTATAATTCAGTTTTTGAGAAGGCAAAGAATGCCATACTGGATGTTATTAAACGAGATTGGGAATATGGAAATCGCAATGTAGGCCAGGTCACCATGTCCGTACCATCTACTTTTGGTGTTGAGGATTATCATGAATATAGATTACAAAATCGGCCGGATGACGGGGAAAAGCAATAGAAAGATAAACGCGTCTTTAGGCATAATGCAGTAAGGCTACTCCCATTATTTTGAGCGAAGAATTGGCTAATAAATTAAAAGAGTTGCCCAAAACCCCAGGGGTGTATTTTCATAAGTCAGCCTCAGGGGAGATTATTTATGTGGGGAAGGCGGCGGTGCTGCGCAACCGGGTACGGCAGTATTTTCAGGCAAGTCGGTCGCGCGACCCAAAAACAGAGGCGTTGGTAGCAGAAATAGTCGATACCGATTGGATGGAAGTGGAAAGTGAGCTTGAAGCGCTGTTCCTCGAGGCTGAGATGATTCGCCGCTATATGCCACGCTATAACATTTTGCTGCGCGACGATAAGGCCATGAGCTACATACGCATCGACATCGATAGCGATTACCCCACAGTTAGTACCACGCGCCGACCGCTCGATGATGGTGCACGTTACTACGGCCCGTACTTTTCGACTACGGGCGTTCGTGCGGCACTCAAACTGCTGCGCCGTATTTTTCCCTTTGCCTACAAAAAACCAGCGGGACAAAAACGGGTGAGCCTGTACTATCACCTTGGCCTTGACCCTGGGTTGGAAGAAGGCAAGACAAACCTTGCCGATTACCGCGCAAACCTGCGCAAGCTCATAGCGGTCATAGAGGGTAAACGCGAGCGCATCATCCGCCAGGTGGAGAAAGAGATGAAAGTCGCCAGCAAAGCCCAAAACTTCGAGTTGGCTGCCAAACTGCGAAACCAAATGGCGGCACTGCAAAACCTTGGCCGCCAAGTCATCTTTAGCGACAAAGAATTTATGGATATCAGCAAAGACCATGCGCTTGGTGAGCTGGTTGACTTGCTGGGCCTAGCGAAATTTCCGCGTCGGATAGAGGGCTACGACATATCCCACATGCAGGGCACGAACGTTGTGGCGAGCATGGTTGTATTTACCAATGGCGTGAGCGACAAAGGCCAATACCGCAAGTTCAAAATGACCCGTCAGCAAAACGACGACTTTTACAACATGCACGAAACCATTACTCGCCGCCTGAGCGATAAAAATATGAAAGCTTGGGGTAAGCCCGACCTGTTCCTCATAGACGGCGGCAAAGGCCAGCTAGACGCCGCGCTCCGCGCCCGCGCCGAGTTTGCGTCAAGGACGGACCCTGACGCAGTGCTGCGTCAGGGTCCGTCCTTGACGCAGGGATTCATGATGCCCATGATAGGGCTGGCGAAGCGGGAAGAGCAGATTGTCATAAAAAAAGAGCAGAGTGCAGAGGGTAGAGGGCAAAGTTCGTCCGAGGTTGGCTCGAACGTTACGCTAGATGTAAACGTGTTGCATAAACTCGGTGGGTACACCACTGAAACTGACGATTTTATTCTGGTAAATTTGCCCCACAGCACCAACCTTGTAAAACTACTGCAGCGTATACGCGACGAGTCTCACCGCTTTGCCGTGAGTTATCACTCTACGCTCAAAGTAAAACAGCAAACCGCTAGCGTGCTGGATGGCATCCCCACCATTGGCCCGGCAACCCGCAAGAAACTCATTAAAACATTTGGCAGCGTGCGAGGTGTTATGCAGGCACGCGACTGGGAGCTCGCAAAAATTGTCGGCGATAAGAAGGCGGTAATTTTACGTCAATACCTACGGCCGGTTCAAAAGGAGCAAAGAAAAACATAAGACACGTATAATGGAGTGCATATGACTGCACGGACGCATGATGTTGCTGCTCTTACTGCACTTACGTTGTGGATTCTGGCCGTGCCGCCCGGCAAGACTACAGTAGCCACAGCGCTGACGGCGGTGCTTGCAAACCAGCTTGGTGGGATTGCGCCAGACATAGACCAGCCCACGGCGCCACTGTGGCGCAATATACCGGTTGGGCGGTACTTTGGAAAGATTTTTGGGGCACTGGTGGGTGGGCATCGTTTCTTTTGCCACTCTATTTTGGGTGTTGCAGCATTTGGGGCGCTTAGTTTGCTACTACTCCAATTTTTGCAGCCAATTATGCCGAACGTAGATATACATTTCGTCTGGGGCGCCTTTCTGACCGGTGTTGTGTCTCACCTCATTATGGATAGTTTCACCAAAGAAGGAGTGCCATGGCTGCTGCCCATTCCATTCAAATTTGGGTTTCCGCCGCTGCGTCGCCTGCGCGTGACTACCGGCAAAGGCATGGAAAACTTTGTTGTACTGCCGCTGCTCATTGCCATTACTACTTGGCTCTGCGCCAGCAATTACACGGCACTGGCCGAAATCATTCAGCGCAACCTCGTGAAGTAGTTGTGAGATTTATTACAGCACGTCCTCTCCACCGGGCGTATAAAGAATATGGATATAAGGCGCTTAGTCTCTCAAATAAACAATAAGAGGAAACCATATGGCGGTAAAAGCTTCAATTACTCCTGAAGTGGGTGGAAACGTGCTTGTATTCCCAGAACGGGGCCAACGTCATGTAGTAGATGAACTTTCCTGGCTCCTTACAGGTATTGAAACTGCAGGTGTTACTTATGCAGGGCGAGAATCTCAAAAAGCTCTACTTTGTAAGGTATTCGGTATTGTGTTGGGAGCTACCGTACAGGATATTTCTCTCACGCGTACGCGCGCCCATAGACTGGAACGCATAGAAAAAAAGATCAATATGCGAATTGCAGATTCTGATTCTTCAGGCAGACCCGTGTACAGAAATCAGATTAGGACCGTAACCGAAAATGTTCCGATAACGAGAGATACAACTCCGGCATGGCAGACACCCGTTGAAGTAGTAGCGAAAGTAAATGGCAAATATCTGCCGGTAGATTTGGCAGACCATGACGCGGTGTTATCAGGACAAGAATTCACCAGTACTCTTAGAGATTTAATTCGTTATGCTGTTGATAATACTGAGCTCGTTTATGCCGCAGAAGCAGTCATGCCAACCATGGAAGAATTTATTGCTAAACCTGCCCCTAGGATTGGCGTTGTTGCACTCGCCTTAACTGGCACCGAAGGCTAATTTGCCCGCTACAATGTGATAAAAATTACCGACTGCCGATCGCATATAATGCATAATTAGAATCGAGCTTCTAAAACAAATACATGGCAAATTTTTCCGAAATGTCTCGAAATTCAATTCCAGGTTCGGCGGTTAGACCGCAAGAAATTGATTTTGCTGCAGAAGTAGACTCATTTATTGCCAGTCTAGAAGAGCAATTGAAACCCGCAGGCCCTATACGTCAGCGTCAGGATAATGCAATCGAACATTTGAGGCGTTTTGGACTAGCGCCGAGGGAACAGATTGATACCGTTAGGGCAGATTTGGAGCGGGCGCTCGGTTTTGAGTGCCGAATACTTCGAGTTATTCGGGCGGTAATAGCTTCTGCTGATGGCGGTGAGCGCACCGTGACACGGCTGATTGCAGGCGGATACCAGCAAATAAGTGACGAAGTGGTCGACCCCACGGTACGGGTTATAGATAACTGGGATGGACACCAAAACAATCTGAGCGACGAAACAAGGACTCGGCTGTGGCAGCTGTGTGCCAATACAGAAAACCCCGTTTACATTGCCGCTGGTGCGCAGGATAGGTTTGAAGGTGACATCCATGAGGCACTTGTTGCTGTTGGACGAGACCAGGGCATACCGGTGCGCGATGCTTACCGCCTTGGTGGCCCTGCGGTAAGCGGTGTTCGTGAGCCACAGAGCTTTGTTGAATGGTCGCAGTACTCGCTTACTGCTTGAAAAGTGATAATTTTCCAAGGCGGGGGATAATATGTGTTTGTAAAAATGTTATTCTTGGCCCATCTTTTACCCTAGATAGCTGTTGATACCATTCAAGTTGTTTCGAGGGGTGTAAAACTGCGTATCCACTTGTTAGTTCCGGGTGCTCACCATCACCGGGGTAAATGAGAGCATCCTCGTGAGCTTCCCCGTAGGACCATGTTCCTACCGTTGTGTCGGCGTCTATTTGAACGGGTCGCCGGAGCTTAGGCTCTATTTTTGAAAGGTCGATTTCTTGGCGAAATGTTATCACGCCCCTGTAGCGGTTAGGGCGCCAATCATTTGCTCGAATAGTATTTTGCAGTGCATCAGGCACACAAATATCGAGGTCACTCACACTTATTCGGTGAAGCGTAAGGGGCATATCGAGCATGACCTTATAAAGCGCTAACGCAGTACTTCCAACGATAATAATGCCTGACCGGCCATGCTCGCTCGTATGGGCTGCGATTTCTGGGGAACGATTGAGGGCTTGGAGCTGGAGCATTTATATAATTATAACATAATATTCCCGGAATAAAAATGTGATGGTCATTACAGTCGCTCCATTAGCGCATAGTATACTGTTCTCATATGCAAGGAGTTCAACATGGCTTT encodes:
- a CDS encoding CPBP family intramembrane metalloprotease → MSFLPLLLVALAISAYSTYTGVKDYAELIRTKERSRLYLRWISQSWLIFALPAATLLLLAGHVHYLFEPIARSDSSAFISLSGNSEHDTSVIIGVVIGLLIAAFIVGWRVKRSLKKRREAPQEALVPTTTKERWLAVGMSVTAGITEELFFRAMLPALLFLVTGNAAVSMGLALLVFGIEHLYGGWKVVLATTVIGWVFLKLFMSSGTIFVPMAVHALLDINGLIVMPYLAKKGIFGKRA
- a CDS encoding DUF1697 domain-containing protein, with protein sequence MKYVALLRGINVGGNRKVPMAELKTAFEQCGFSDVRTYINSGNVIFESLKKPNVSAMQNTLLSTFGFEIPLLILDGDRICRIAEAIPEGWQNDTTQKSDIAYLFPAADDATITMKLGCNADIETAVYVEGALLYSVERKNQHRSSLLRVVGTPLYQQMTIRNLNTARKLAELCYARSQ
- a CDS encoding DNA alkylation repair protein gives rise to the protein MVMDNLKKYVSDADAVNLQWFFKTGPGEYGEGDQFIGVRVPMIRKICKEFKQLSLAEVQKLIESPFHEHRMAGLIILTLQYPHASTRAKNDIFDLYMRELTKRNINNWDLVDVTCRHIVGEHVRENRAVLYKLANSDNLWERRVSIISTFAYIARGDATTSLELAELLLHDREDLMHKAVGWTLREVGKRCDEQLLRNFLNRHAHHMPRTALRYAIEHLPPADRQHYMKKKDTSY
- a CDS encoding tryptophan-rich sensory protein, whose product is MNNDTMQWYDALTKPSWTPSPNIIGTIWTLLYPIIIGVNIYVWMLYARKEIPFIVLLPFIINVVANIAFTPIQFGLRSLVGAATCILIVWATIIWLMVAIWPHNRIVAFLFIPYLLWVSLASVLQLSITTSN
- a CDS encoding DUF2177 family protein, producing the protein MELVKQLVVAGGVMGALDWIWLGTVAKTFYRSQIGKLLLDKPNMTAAVLFYVIYVVGVVTFVISPALERGSLGYALTRGALFGFVAYATYDLTNLATIKGFTTKVVVVDLAWGALLTATVAGVTFAILHR
- a CDS encoding DUF1295 domain-containing protein, producing MKRLLQLFFVGYVVLSVATLVRYGMLGNVFSKMALCWLAGLLLLTLFFAVALARQRFDLVDTAWGLTFMAIATSAFVIGPYTVGLNAATVVLGLVCIWGLRLAWHIGRRFLRSSSTDERYVELMKKWRGNRALNAYVRIYGVQSLLALLVSIPVIHICISQGVAWNIWMQLGVLVWAVGFWCETLADAQLKRFLANPVNRGKLMTHGLWKYSRYPNYFGELTMWWGVALMSLGTAHGWVGLGGAAVITYLIVYVSGIPPKEARLKTRHGWEDYAKKTRLLLPAPR
- a CDS encoding excinuclease ABC subunit UvrC — encoded protein: MSEELANKLKELPKTPGVYFHKSASGEIIYVGKAAVLRNRVRQYFQASRSRDPKTEALVAEIVDTDWMEVESELEALFLEAEMIRRYMPRYNILLRDDKAMSYIRIDIDSDYPTVSTTRRPLDDGARYYGPYFSTTGVRAALKLLRRIFPFAYKKPAGQKRVSLYYHLGLDPGLEEGKTNLADYRANLRKLIAVIEGKRERIIRQVEKEMKVASKAQNFELAAKLRNQMAALQNLGRQVIFSDKEFMDISKDHALGELVDLLGLAKFPRRIEGYDISHMQGTNVVASMVVFTNGVSDKGQYRKFKMTRQQNDDFYNMHETITRRLSDKNMKAWGKPDLFLIDGGKGQLDAALRARAEFASRTDPDAVLRQGPSLTQGFMMPMIGLAKREEQIVIKKEQSAEGRGQSSSEVGSNVTLDVNVLHKLGGYTTETDDFILVNLPHSTNLVKLLQRIRDESHRFAVSYHSTLKVKQQTASVLDGIPTIGPATRKKLIKTFGSVRGVMQARDWELAKIVGDKKAVILRQYLRPVQKEQRKT
- a CDS encoding metal-dependent hydrolase, giving the protein MTARTHDVAALTALTLWILAVPPGKTTVATALTAVLANQLGGIAPDIDQPTAPLWRNIPVGRYFGKIFGALVGGHRFFCHSILGVAAFGALSLLLLQFLQPIMPNVDIHFVWGAFLTGVVSHLIMDSFTKEGVPWLLPIPFKFGFPPLRRLRVTTGKGMENFVVLPLLIAITTWLCASNYTALAEIIQRNLVK